Genomic window (Aquimarina sp. BL5):
AGATTTCCGAATACAAATAGTTCTTTTTCATTCATCATAATATAAAAGATTTATCGATATATCACCTAATAATTATCCTGAACGGTAGGCAAACTTGTATTTGGATCAGCAACAAATATCATTATAAATATCTAAAAAACAACAGTATAAAAAAAGAGGTAAATACCCCTTTTTTTTATAGTATTAAAGAATCTAAGGAAATTGAGATAGCTCAATTCATCGGTTTGTTAGTGTATTATTCTAATAAATATAACGACTGTTATAGAAATACACTATTCCACAATAGTTAATTTTGTTTAAACATTTTAAAAATAAATTAAACATTTCATATCTTTATATAAAATTAGAAGATATGGAACTTATTGAAAAAGCTTTAGAGTTTGAAAATAGAAAGATGAGTAATATGACTACCAGTGATCGTGTAGCTGCTTCTAGAGAAGCAAAATCACTTGTTCTTGCTATAAATGAAATCTATAAAAAGACAAAAGAGTCTAAACTTATGGATATAATGAAGCGACTTACAGCCAAGAAAAGAAAAATAGAAAAACGTCTTAGAGGAGTACCAACGATATAATTCATTATTACTTCTTAATCAAGAATTCTTAATTATGATATTAGACACCACATATTCAAACAAAAAAAATAAAAAATTGATCAACGATATGGTTGGAAAACCCTTTTCGTTGATCAGTTCAATTAAGATGAATGGTATCGGTTCTAAACGTATGATTATAGAAAATGTAAGCCCTAATCTGAAAAAAATTCTAAATACTGTTTCGGATGTAAATTATGGCAGCATTGAATTAAGACCTGGTGGGATTTTAATAGCTATGAATAGAGGGTTGCAAAACTTTACTTGGGTTGTCCCGTACTATCAATTTTATCTTTACAAAACGAATGGTATTAGTATCCACGCACAAGGTCGATTTGTTCATTTTAGAAATAATCGTACGCACCAAGAGAATGCTCCTTTTTTTAAGAAATTGACACGTTTAAAGACTGAGTACGACCTAAGATTCCCGCATGTAGATTCTATTTAATACAAGATTTTAAACTAAAAAATGACCACAGAATTAAACGTGCTGGGAACTCCGCTGCAGCCTTGCTGTTATGAACCAATGACAGGATATTATAGAGATGGACTTTGTAGAACGAATACAGAAGATACGGGTACTCATATAATTTGTGCGGTGGTAACCTCAGCTTTTTTAGCATATACTAAATCCAAAGGAAATGATCTTTCTACTCCGCTGCCCTATTGGAATTTTCCTGGTTTGAAACCGGGAGACAAGTGGTGCCTATGCATATCTAGATGGTTACAAGCTCAAGAAGCTGGAAATGCACCTCTAATTGTGTTAGAAAGCTGCCACCAAAAAGCCTTAGAGTACACGGATATTGAAACACTATTAGCTTACAAACACACTTTGTAACAGCTTTTTTTAATTAAACTCAGAAGTAAACTCCTCTACAATAAGACCATCTTCTAAGGTTTTTATGATTCCTAAAGCTGCACGCTCTCCGGATATCATTGCTGCGTTTAGCGAACCATTAAGCAATTGATCGCCGGCTAAAAATATCGTATTTGTTAATTTAGTTTCTGTAGCCGAAATTTCATATTGTAAATTTTCAAGCTTAGGAAGTGCATTTTTGATATGATAATGCTTCATAAATTTACACCCAGAAATACCACAAAACTGATCCAAATCTTCCATTACTTTTTGTTTTAATTCTTTCCCATTCAGTTGGTGGTTTTTAACAACAGTAACTGATAAAAGTTCTTTTCTGGCATTTGCAGATGTTTTTAAACTCGTATGGTAAAAAATATTATTTATCAAAGCATCATTATCTACGATAAGACCAATGAGCGGTTTCTTAATTACTCGATCATTGACTTCAAAATATAGGGTATCACAGGATCTCCATTCCGTCTCTTGATTATTAAGATTGGTAATAAGCTGGTGAGCTTGCGCGGCAACTATCGTAAAATTACTTTTTAGTTCTTCTCCATTATCTAAGAATACACTGCCATCAACAACTTGTTTTACAGAAGTGTTATACAAGAATTTTGTTTTCTCTAATTTTGAAACTAATTGAGTTATAATTCCCTCAATACCGTCTTTTGGTAATGCCGCGAACCCTTCACCAAACATTTTGTATACAAACTGGAACATACGGCTAGAGGTCTCCAGATTAGGTTCTAAGAAAATTCCACTAAAAAAAGGTCTAAAAAAATTATTAATCATTTCTTCAGAAAAACCATAATTCTGTAAATACGTTAATGTGCTAATCTCATCATCTTTGAAAATATCTGTGATGGACTTTTTCTTCAACATCATATTTAGCCGTAACACTTTTATTTTATCTGAAAACTTACCAATATTTGACAATAACGTAGGAATCAGAAGTGATGGATTACGCATTGGGTCACCAAGAGTTTTCTCCTTTCCATTAATAAAAATAGAGGCTCCAGATAAAAAC
Coding sequences:
- a CDS encoding DUF2237 family protein, whose translation is MTTELNVLGTPLQPCCYEPMTGYYRDGLCRTNTEDTGTHIICAVVTSAFLAYTKSKGNDLSTPLPYWNFPGLKPGDKWCLCISRWLQAQEAGNAPLIVLESCHQKALEYTDIETLLAYKHTL
- a CDS encoding FAD-dependent oxidoreductase, producing MKKEGYKIHIIGAGVSGLIAAQVLENYGYSPVIIEATDRAGGRVKTDMVEGYQLDYGFQVLLTAYPAAQKYLDFEKLSLQKFLSGASIFINGKEKTLGDPMRNPSLLIPTLLSNIGKFSDKIKVLRLNMMLKKKSITDIFKDDEISTLTYLQNYGFSEEMINNFFRPFFSGIFLEPNLETSSRMFQFVYKMFGEGFAALPKDGIEGIITQLVSKLEKTKFLYNTSVKQVVDGSVFLDNGEELKSNFTIVAAQAHQLITNLNNQETEWRSCDTLYFEVNDRVIKKPLIGLIVDNDALINNIFYHTSLKTSANARKELLSVTVVKNHQLNGKELKQKVMEDLDQFCGISGCKFMKHYHIKNALPKLENLQYEISATETKLTNTIFLAGDQLLNGSLNAAMISGERAALGIIKTLEDGLIVEEFTSEFN